A genome region from Methylobacterium sp. FF17 includes the following:
- the fliJ gene encoding flagellar export protein FliJ, translating to MKSRDTLIRLRRFQVDEKRRRVTQIEMMKADFTRMALELDREVAHEESRAGITDPAHFAYPTYARAAATRRDNMRQSAAALEGQLAEAKAELGEAFEDLKKIEILDDRERSAERAAEAARDQAAMDGIGLSRIRA from the coding sequence ATGAAATCGCGTGACACGTTGATCCGGCTGCGACGCTTCCAGGTCGACGAGAAGCGTCGGCGCGTGACGCAGATCGAGATGATGAAGGCGGATTTCACCCGCATGGCGCTGGAGCTCGACCGCGAGGTCGCCCACGAGGAGAGCCGCGCCGGCATCACCGACCCGGCGCATTTCGCCTACCCGACCTATGCCCGCGCCGCCGCGACGCGGCGGGACAACATGCGCCAGTCGGCCGCCGCCCTGGAGGGCCAGCTCGCCGAAGCGAAGGCCGAACTCGGCGAGGCCTTCGAGGACCTGAAGAAGATCGAGATCCTGGACGACCGCGAGCGCAGCGCCGAGCGCGCCGCGGAAGCCGCCCGGGACCAGGCCGCCATGGACGGTATCGGCCTCTCGCGCATCCGCGCCTGA
- a CDS encoding capsule biosynthesis protein produces MTVEIRNPQGQKLTTADRSNAVAESLRQIARVSRFADRKKGIRSYQSHVKTDPLIPLLFVVCFLIPTVLAVTYYGFLASDRFVVESRFALRPALGNVEKASPDQVGTNSGSTMGQMVAQDSLITTNYILSRPMVEALEKALPLRQMFSRSSIDIFSRFDPELPIEKLVKFWHERVHTAIETSGGIITLTVNTFDADESLELSKAILAESERMVNALSTRAREDALAESGRELKRAEERLRKVRTDVAALRNKDGVLDAQKTNESNLKVIGDLRTTRINLAIQLIQSQRDLGPETRRIQDMKAQLKDLDENIVRIERQSATEDPEQRRILADSLTRFEALDAERLDAQKYFEKVLAASERARIMSERQVEFFTMIVQPVKPESSQQPRRLLMICLLAGGAALVFTAAVVTRKYLA; encoded by the coding sequence ATGACCGTCGAAATCCGCAATCCCCAGGGGCAGAAGCTCACGACGGCCGACCGCTCGAACGCCGTCGCCGAATCCCTGCGCCAGATCGCGCGCGTCTCGCGCTTCGCCGATCGCAAGAAGGGCATCCGCTCCTACCAGAGCCACGTGAAGACGGATCCGCTGATCCCGCTGCTCTTCGTGGTCTGCTTCCTGATCCCGACCGTCCTGGCGGTCACCTATTACGGGTTCCTGGCCTCCGACCGCTTCGTGGTGGAATCGCGCTTCGCCCTGCGGCCCGCCCTGGGCAACGTCGAAAAGGCGAGCCCCGATCAGGTCGGCACGAATTCCGGCTCGACCATGGGCCAGATGGTGGCGCAGGACAGCCTCATCACCACCAACTACATCCTCAGCCGCCCCATGGTGGAAGCGCTTGAGAAGGCCCTGCCCCTGCGGCAGATGTTCTCGCGGTCCAGCATCGACATCTTCTCGCGCTTCGACCCGGAATTGCCCATCGAGAAGCTGGTGAAGTTCTGGCACGAGCGCGTCCACACCGCGATCGAAACCAGCGGCGGCATCATCACCCTGACGGTGAACACGTTCGACGCGGATGAATCGCTCGAGCTTTCGAAGGCGATCCTGGCGGAGAGCGAGCGGATGGTGAACGCGCTCAGCACCCGCGCCCGCGAGGACGCCCTGGCCGAGAGCGGGCGTGAGCTGAAGCGGGCCGAGGAGCGCCTGCGGAAGGTCCGCACCGACGTCGCGGCCCTGCGCAACAAGGACGGCGTGCTCGACGCGCAGAAGACCAACGAGAGCAACCTCAAGGTCATCGGTGACCTGCGCACGACGCGCATCAACCTCGCCATCCAGCTCATCCAGTCGCAGCGCGATCTCGGGCCCGAGACCCGCCGCATCCAGGACATGAAGGCGCAGCTCAAGGACCTCGACGAGAACATCGTCCGGATCGAGCGCCAATCGGCCACCGAGGATCCCGAGCAGCGCCGGATCCTGGCGGATTCGCTCACCCGGTTCGAGGCCCTCGACGCCGAGCGCCTCGATGCGCAGAAGTACTTCGAGAAGGTTCTCGCCGCGAGCGAGCGCGCCCGGATCATGTCCGAGCGCCAGGTCGAGTTCTTCACCATGATCGTCCAGCCGGTGAAGCCGGAATCCTCGCAGCAGCCGCGCCGCCTCCTGATGATCTGCCTCCTCGCCGGCGGAGCCGCCCTCGTCTTCACCGCCGCCGTCGTGACGCGCAAATACCTCGCCTGA
- the ctrA gene encoding response regulator transcription factor CtrA, whose protein sequence is MRVLLIEDDSATAQSIELMLKSESFNTYTTDLGEEGIDLGKLYDYDIILLDLNLPDMSGYEVLRNLRVAKVKTPILILSGMAGIEDKVKGLGFGADDYLTKPFHKDELVARIHAIVRRSKGHAQSVITTGDLIVNLDQKTVEVSGARVHLTGKEYQMLELLSLRKGTTLTKEMFLNHLYGGMDEPELKIIDVFICKLRKKLANASSGKNYIETVWGRGYVLREPGEGEERIAV, encoded by the coding sequence ATGCGGGTACTTCTGATCGAGGACGACAGCGCGACCGCGCAGAGCATCGAATTGATGCTCAAGTCCGAGAGCTTCAACACCTACACCACCGACCTGGGTGAGGAGGGGATCGATCTCGGCAAGCTCTACGATTACGACATCATCCTGCTCGACCTGAACCTGCCCGACATGTCGGGCTACGAGGTGCTGCGCAACCTGCGCGTGGCCAAGGTCAAGACGCCGATCCTGATCCTGTCGGGCATGGCGGGGATCGAGGACAAGGTGAAGGGCCTCGGCTTCGGCGCCGACGACTACCTCACCAAGCCCTTCCACAAGGACGAGCTCGTCGCGCGCATCCACGCCATCGTGCGCCGCTCGAAGGGCCATGCCCAGTCGGTGATCACCACCGGCGACCTCATCGTGAACCTCGACCAGAAGACCGTGGAGGTCTCGGGCGCGCGGGTGCACCTGACGGGCAAGGAGTACCAGATGCTGGAGCTGCTCTCGCTCCGCAAGGGCACGACGCTGACCAAGGAGATGTTCCTCAACCACCTCTACGGCGGCATGGACGAGCCCGAACTCAAGATCATCGACGTGTTCATCTGCAAGCTGCGCAAGAAGCTCGCCAACGCCTCCTCCGGCAAGAACTACATCGAGACCGTCTGGGGACGCGGATACGTGCTGCGCGAGCCGGGCGAAGGCGAGGAGCGCATCGCCGTCTGA
- a CDS encoding response regulator has protein sequence MKTCLIVDDSAVIRKVARRIFETMNFQVGEAEDGEKALLACGEAMPDAILLDWNMPTMDGYDFLRALRKVPGGERPKVLFCTTENDVGAIARALHAGADEYIMKPFDRDIVTAKLAQVGFLEEAGAT, from the coding sequence ATGAAAACCTGCCTCATCGTCGACGACTCCGCCGTCATCCGGAAGGTGGCGCGCCGCATCTTCGAGACCATGAACTTCCAGGTCGGCGAGGCCGAGGACGGCGAGAAGGCGCTCCTGGCCTGCGGCGAGGCGATGCCGGACGCGATCCTGCTCGACTGGAACATGCCGACCATGGACGGCTACGATTTCCTGCGCGCCCTGCGGAAGGTTCCCGGCGGCGAGCGGCCCAAGGTCCTGTTCTGCACCACCGAGAACGACGTCGGCGCCATCGCCCGCGCGCTCCATGCGGGCGCCGACGAGTACATCATGAAACCGTTCGACCGGGACATCGTCACGGCGAAGCTCGCCCAGGTCGGCTTCCTCGAGGAAGCCGGCGCCACCTGA
- a CDS encoding lysylphosphatidylglycerol synthase domain-containing protein translates to MKKISDFIWPIIGLAAVIGSGYLLYKELAGISVEEIKGSFAAIPLHRFLLAGLATLVAYAALAWYDRIALLHLGVTHISWFFVSVCSFTTYALSHNIGASVFSGAVVRYRAYTAKGLSAAQVAVLVALCSFTFGLGTILLGGFVLTVLPDTLTRLNGYLPALLTDPATARILGAGLLGFVALYVVGSLLHLKPLTIRKFKLEYPRPRIMSRQLIAAPLELLGAAGIIYFALPEAGNPGFLVVLAVFLASFSAALVSNAPGGLGVFELVFVVAMPDIARPSVIAALLVFRLFYFWLPFLISVVVVLLYERNRLASALKTQPTDTAPPEAPLTAPGLDAHALERRMEKKPV, encoded by the coding sequence ATGAAGAAGATCAGCGATTTCATCTGGCCGATCATCGGGCTCGCCGCCGTGATCGGTTCGGGCTACCTGCTCTACAAGGAGCTTGCCGGCATCTCGGTGGAAGAGATCAAGGGCAGCTTCGCGGCGATCCCCCTGCACCGCTTCCTGCTCGCCGGCCTCGCGACGCTGGTCGCCTACGCCGCGCTGGCCTGGTACGACCGGATCGCCCTGCTGCACCTCGGCGTAACCCACATCTCGTGGTTCTTCGTTTCGGTCTGCTCCTTCACCACCTACGCGCTCTCGCACAATATCGGCGCCTCGGTGTTCTCCGGGGCGGTGGTGCGCTACCGCGCCTACACGGCCAAGGGCCTCTCGGCGGCCCAGGTCGCGGTGCTGGTGGCCCTCTGCTCCTTCACCTTCGGCCTCGGCACGATCCTGCTCGGCGGCTTCGTCCTCACCGTCCTGCCCGACACCCTGACCCGCCTGAACGGCTACCTGCCGGCGCTCCTGACGGACCCGGCCACCGCGCGCATCCTCGGCGCCGGCCTGCTCGGCTTCGTCGCCCTCTACGTGGTAGGTTCGCTGCTGCACCTGAAGCCGCTCACCATCCGCAAGTTCAAGCTCGAATATCCCCGCCCGCGCATCATGAGCCGCCAGCTCATCGCGGCTCCGTTGGAGCTGCTGGGGGCCGCCGGCATCATCTACTTCGCGCTCCCCGAGGCCGGAAACCCGGGCTTCCTCGTGGTGCTCGCCGTGTTCCTCGCCTCCTTCTCGGCGGCCCTGGTGTCGAATGCGCCGGGCGGCCTCGGGGTGTTCGAACTCGTCTTCGTCGTGGCGATGCCCGACATCGCACGCCCCTCCGTGATCGCCGCGCTCCTCGTCTTCCGCCTGTTCTATTTCTGGCTGCCCTTCCTCATCTCCGTCGTGGTGGTGCTGCTCTACGAGCGCAACCGGCTCGCCTCGGCCCTGAAGACCCAGCCGACCGACACCGCGCCCCCCGAGGCGCCCCTGACCGCGCCGGGTCTCGATGCGCACGCCCTGGAGCGCCGCATGGAGAAGAAGCCGGTCTGA
- a CDS encoding protein-glutamate methylesterase/protein-glutamine glutaminase, protein MAATAPSYPQSSALPNPASGHRVRVLIADDSAVVRGLVTRWIAEAGHEVVATAANGRIALEAMSRHDPDVILLDIDMPELDGTQALPLLLAKSPGVQVIMMSTLTTRNADISLRCLALGAVDYLAKPESNRGVTTSDTFRTDLIERVRLFGSARARKRGPVAIAPSPGTPAPAPVSALRPTAPLVLRPKARAGVAPRVLLVGASTGGPRAVGEVLEKIGSATLRQFPVLIVQHMPPVFTAVFAEHLGARTGLPAAEGKADERLQPGRIYVAPGGRHMGLAGARQDVTIRLHDGPVVNFCRPAVDVLFQDAAAIFGPSALAVVLTGMGSDGTGGARALVEAGGAVLAQDEATSTVWGMPGSIAKAGLAQAILPLGEIGAALRTLLTGQGA, encoded by the coding sequence ATGGCAGCCACGGCCCCGAGCTATCCGCAGAGTTCAGCGCTGCCCAATCCGGCTTCGGGACACCGCGTGCGCGTCCTGATCGCGGATGATTCGGCCGTGGTGCGGGGCCTCGTCACGCGCTGGATCGCGGAAGCCGGGCACGAGGTCGTGGCCACCGCCGCCAACGGTCGGATCGCCCTCGAGGCGATGTCGCGCCACGACCCCGACGTGATCCTCCTCGACATCGACATGCCGGAACTCGACGGCACCCAGGCCCTGCCGCTGCTGCTGGCGAAAAGCCCCGGCGTCCAGGTCATCATGATGTCGACGCTGACCACCCGGAACGCCGACATCTCCCTGCGCTGCCTCGCGCTCGGCGCCGTCGACTACCTCGCCAAGCCCGAGAGCAACCGCGGCGTCACCACCTCCGACACCTTCCGCACCGACCTGATCGAGCGCGTCCGCCTGTTCGGCAGCGCCCGGGCCCGCAAGCGCGGACCGGTCGCCATCGCGCCCTCGCCGGGAACGCCGGCACCGGCCCCGGTCTCGGCCCTGCGTCCGACCGCGCCCCTGGTGCTGCGCCCGAAGGCCCGCGCCGGCGTGGCGCCCCGCGTGCTCCTCGTGGGCGCCTCGACCGGCGGTCCCCGCGCGGTGGGCGAGGTGCTGGAGAAGATCGGCAGCGCGACGCTGCGCCAGTTCCCCGTCCTCATCGTCCAGCACATGCCGCCCGTCTTCACCGCGGTGTTCGCGGAGCATCTCGGTGCCCGCACCGGCCTGCCGGCGGCCGAGGGCAAGGCGGACGAGCGCCTGCAGCCCGGACGCATCTACGTGGCGCCCGGCGGCCGGCACATGGGTCTCGCCGGCGCCCGCCAGGACGTGACGATCCGCCTACACGACGGGCCGGTGGTCAATTTCTGCCGTCCCGCCGTCGACGTGCTGTTCCAGGACGCGGCGGCGATCTTCGGCCCCTCCGCCCTCGCGGTCGTGCTCACGGGCATGGGGTCGGACGGGACCGGGGGCGCCCGCGCCCTCGTGGAAGCCGGCGGCGCCGTGCTGGCGCAGGACGAGGCCACGAGCACGGTCTGGGGCATGCCGGGCAGCATCGCCAAGGCAGGCCTCGCCCAGGCGATCCTGCCGCTCGGCGAGATCGGCGCCGCCCTGCGCACTCTTCTGACGGGGCAGGGCGCATGA
- the flhA gene encoding flagellar biosynthesis protein FlhA yields the protein MSETAVATPTARGGFGQFAAYAIPNRANLTALSKRTDLFFATAVMGILTVLIFPLPAFLLDLLLAVSIIISVLIMMTGLFIDNPLEFTVFPTLLLVATLLRLALNLASTRLILGHGHEGTAAAGHVIEAFGNFVMGGNFVIGIIVFAILIIVNFVVITKGSGRIAEVAARFTLDAMPGKQMAIDADLSAGLIDEKVAKARRAALEEESSFFGAMDGASKFVRGDAVAALLITFINVIGGIVIGVAQQGMPFGAAAKTYTLLTIGDGLASQVPALIVSAAAGILVSKAGVKGSADKALGKQLANYPKALGMSSGVMVLIALLPGMPMLPFIALAGASGYAAWHFAKVAREAPPLDADGAPMDAGAVAAAQAAKEETVTDLLKLDDLKLEMGYALLALVNGPEGQDRLTDQIKALRRQLAADLGFVMPSVRILDNVQLDANAYVVRVKEIEAGTGQIFPGQFMAMDPMGGQVQLPGQHMLEPTFGLPATWIDASLRDQAQLKGYTVVDAATVVSTHLTEIIKAHVSELLNHVEVQKLLRELSKEHGELLKEVMPSQIGTTGIQRVLQFLLAERVSIRDLGAIVEGIAEVAGHVKNPRDIVEHVRARLGRQICAQYQGPDGMLPIITLSPAWEQAFLESIAGERDERYLAMQPSKLSEFVNTVRDRFETAARMGEMPVLVTSVQARPFVRSIIERFRRETPVMSQAEIHPRARLRTVGSV from the coding sequence ATGAGCGAGACGGCCGTTGCGACGCCGACGGCGAGAGGAGGCTTCGGGCAGTTCGCCGCCTATGCGATCCCGAACCGCGCGAACCTGACCGCGCTCTCGAAGCGCACGGACCTCTTCTTCGCCACCGCCGTGATGGGCATCCTCACGGTGCTCATCTTCCCGCTCCCGGCCTTCCTGCTCGACCTGCTGCTGGCCGTCTCGATCATCATCTCGGTGCTGATCATGATGACGGGGCTGTTCATCGACAACCCGCTCGAGTTCACGGTCTTCCCGACCCTGCTCCTCGTGGCCACGCTGCTGCGCCTCGCCCTCAACCTCGCCTCCACCCGCCTCATCCTCGGCCACGGGCACGAGGGTACGGCCGCCGCCGGCCACGTCATCGAGGCGTTCGGCAACTTCGTGATGGGGGGCAACTTCGTCATCGGGATCATCGTGTTCGCGATCCTGATCATCGTGAACTTCGTGGTCATCACCAAGGGCTCCGGCCGTATCGCCGAGGTGGCGGCGCGCTTCACCCTCGACGCGATGCCGGGCAAGCAGATGGCCATCGACGCCGACCTCTCGGCCGGGCTCATCGACGAGAAGGTCGCCAAGGCGCGCCGCGCGGCCCTCGAGGAGGAATCCTCCTTCTTCGGCGCCATGGACGGCGCCTCGAAGTTCGTGCGCGGGGACGCCGTCGCGGCGCTGCTCATCACCTTCATCAACGTCATCGGCGGCATCGTCATCGGCGTCGCCCAGCAGGGCATGCCCTTCGGCGCGGCGGCCAAGACCTACACCCTGCTCACCATCGGCGACGGCCTGGCGAGCCAGGTGCCCGCCCTCATCGTCTCGGCGGCCGCCGGTATCCTCGTCTCGAAGGCGGGCGTGAAGGGCTCGGCCGACAAGGCGCTCGGCAAGCAGCTGGCGAACTATCCCAAGGCGCTGGGCATGTCGTCGGGCGTGATGGTGCTGATCGCGCTCCTGCCCGGCATGCCGATGCTGCCGTTCATCGCCCTGGCGGGCGCCTCGGGCTACGCCGCCTGGCACTTCGCCAAGGTCGCCCGCGAGGCCCCGCCGCTCGATGCCGACGGCGCGCCGATGGATGCCGGCGCCGTGGCCGCCGCCCAGGCCGCCAAGGAGGAGACGGTCACCGATCTGCTCAAGCTCGACGACCTCAAGCTCGAGATGGGCTACGCCCTGCTCGCCCTGGTGAACGGGCCCGAGGGCCAGGACCGGCTCACCGACCAGATCAAGGCCCTGCGCCGCCAGCTCGCCGCCGACCTCGGCTTCGTCATGCCCTCGGTCCGCATCCTCGACAACGTCCAGCTCGACGCCAACGCCTACGTGGTGCGGGTGAAGGAGATCGAGGCCGGCACGGGCCAGATCTTCCCCGGCCAGTTCATGGCGATGGACCCCATGGGCGGACAGGTGCAGCTGCCGGGCCAGCACATGCTGGAGCCGACCTTCGGCCTGCCCGCCACCTGGATCGACGCCTCGCTGCGGGATCAGGCCCAGCTCAAGGGCTACACCGTGGTGGATGCGGCCACCGTGGTCTCGACGCATCTCACCGAGATCATCAAGGCGCACGTTTCGGAGCTCCTCAACCATGTCGAGGTGCAGAAGCTCCTGCGCGAACTCTCGAAGGAGCACGGCGAACTCCTCAAGGAGGTCATGCCGAGCCAGATCGGCACCACCGGCATCCAGCGCGTGCTGCAGTTCCTGCTGGCCGAGCGCGTCTCGATCCGCGATCTCGGGGCGATCGTGGAGGGCATCGCCGAGGTCGCCGGACACGTGAAGAACCCGCGCGACATCGTCGAGCACGTGCGCGCCCGCCTCGGCCGCCAGATCTGCGCCCAGTACCAGGGGCCGGACGGCATGCTGCCGATCATCACCCTGTCGCCGGCCTGGGAGCAGGCCTTCCTCGAATCGATCGCGGGCGAGCGCGACGAGCGCTACCTCGCCATGCAGCCCTCCAAGCTGTCGGAATTCGTCAACACCGTGCGCGACCGCTTCGAGACCGCCGCCCGCATGGGCGAGATGCCGGTGCTGGTCACCTCCGTGCAGGCCCGGCCCTTCGTGCGCTCGATCATCGAGCGCTTCCGGCGCGAGACGCCGGTGATGAGCCAGGCCGAGATCCACCCGCGCGCGCGGCTGCGCACCGTGGGATCGGTCTGA
- a CDS encoding chemotaxis protein CheW, translating to MQAANSNADTLATHDFVTVFVGETMFGLAIDRVHDVFIPAGVTPVPLSPPEIVGLLNLRGRVVTAVCLRRRLSMAPRTEDGAQMAIGLEQGGETFALIVDGVGEVLKLGADTHEPVPINLDARWRDLTLGVHRLDGRLLVILDVDAILAFATNNLAAGAA from the coding sequence ATACAGGCCGCCAACAGCAACGCCGACACGCTGGCGACCCATGACTTCGTCACCGTGTTCGTGGGCGAGACCATGTTCGGTCTCGCCATCGACCGGGTCCACGACGTCTTCATTCCCGCCGGCGTCACGCCGGTGCCGCTGTCGCCCCCCGAGATCGTCGGGCTGCTGAACCTGCGCGGACGCGTGGTGACGGCGGTCTGCCTGCGCCGCCGGCTCAGCATGGCCCCGCGCACCGAGGACGGCGCGCAGATGGCCATCGGCCTGGAGCAGGGGGGCGAGACCTTCGCGCTCATCGTGGACGGCGTCGGCGAGGTGCTGAAGCTCGGCGCCGACACCCACGAGCCGGTTCCGATCAACCTCGATGCCCGCTGGCGCGACCTCACCCTGGGCGTCCACCGCCTCGACGGCCGCCTGCTCGTCATCCTCGACGTCGACGCGATCCTCGCCTTCGCGACGAACAACCTCGCGGCCGGCGCGGCCTGA
- the fliI gene encoding flagellar protein export ATPase FliI codes for MTDRDPGGARLRLAGARRALADVPVLETYGRVVAIRGLLIEVAGPVSAMCLGGRLDIAVENGLGAVPCEIIGFQGDRALAMPFGSLEGVRRGCPAMVRDEAAGAIRPSSAWLGRTIDALGRPIDGLGPLAPGPVVYPLRADPPPAHARKRVGPPLDLGIRCINTFLTMCAGQRMGIFAGSGVGKSVLLSMLARYTAADVAVIGLVGERGREVQEFLQDDLGAAGLARSVVIVATSDEPALMRRNAAYVTLAMAEYFRDQGAQVLCMIDSITRFAMAQRDIGLAAGEPPTAKGYTPTVFSELPRLLERAGPGTGQGAISGLFTVLVEGDDHNEPVADAVRGILDGHIVMERGIAERGRYPAINVLRSVSRTMPRACDPAHLPTVRRARRLLSTYADMEELIRLGAYRAGASAEVDEAVALMPEMEAFLGQGKEEATSIGEGYRRLAEIVSVP; via the coding sequence ATGACCGACCGCGATCCTGGCGGTGCTCGCTTGCGCCTGGCTGGCGCCCGGCGCGCCCTGGCGGACGTGCCGGTGCTCGAGACCTACGGCCGCGTCGTCGCGATCCGGGGCCTCCTCATCGAGGTGGCGGGTCCGGTCTCCGCCATGTGCCTCGGCGGCCGCCTCGACATCGCCGTCGAGAACGGGCTCGGCGCCGTGCCCTGCGAGATCATCGGCTTCCAGGGCGACCGGGCGCTCGCCATGCCCTTCGGCTCCCTGGAGGGCGTGCGGCGCGGCTGCCCCGCGATGGTCCGCGACGAGGCGGCCGGGGCCATCCGGCCCTCCTCGGCCTGGCTCGGCCGCACCATCGACGCCCTCGGCCGACCCATCGACGGGCTCGGGCCCCTGGCCCCCGGGCCGGTGGTCTACCCCCTCCGGGCCGACCCGCCCCCCGCCCATGCGCGCAAGCGGGTGGGCCCGCCCCTCGACCTCGGCATCCGCTGCATCAACACCTTCCTGACGATGTGCGCCGGCCAGCGCATGGGCATCTTCGCGGGCTCGGGCGTCGGCAAGTCGGTGCTGCTCTCCATGCTCGCCCGCTACACCGCCGCCGACGTGGCGGTGATCGGCCTCGTGGGCGAGCGCGGCCGCGAGGTCCAGGAGTTCCTGCAGGACGACCTCGGGGCGGCGGGCCTCGCCCGCTCCGTCGTGATCGTGGCGACCTCCGACGAGCCGGCGCTCATGCGCCGCAACGCCGCCTACGTGACCCTGGCGATGGCCGAGTATTTTCGCGACCAGGGCGCGCAGGTGCTCTGCATGATCGATTCGATCACGCGCTTCGCCATGGCCCAGCGCGACATCGGCCTCGCGGCCGGCGAGCCGCCCACTGCCAAGGGCTACACCCCCACGGTGTTCAGCGAGCTGCCGCGCCTCCTCGAGCGCGCCGGGCCCGGAACGGGGCAGGGGGCGATCTCCGGCCTGTTCACCGTTCTCGTGGAGGGCGACGACCACAACGAGCCCGTGGCCGACGCGGTGCGCGGCATCCTCGACGGGCACATCGTGATGGAGCGCGGCATCGCCGAGCGCGGGCGCTACCCGGCGATCAACGTTCTGCGCTCAGTCTCGCGCACCATGCCGCGCGCCTGCGACCCGGCCCACCTGCCCACCGTGCGGCGGGCCCGGCGCCTGCTTTCGACCTATGCCGACATGGAGGAACTGATCCGCCTCGGGGCCTACCGGGCCGGCGCCTCGGCGGAAGTGGACGAGGCGGTGGCCCTGATGCCCGAAATGGAGGCTTTTCTGGGTCAGGGTAAGGAAGAAGCAACTTCGATCGGCGAGGGTTACCGTCGCCTGGCAGAGATCGTCAGCGTCCCGTGA
- a CDS encoding bestrophin-like domain: MTPIFVSSLAFCSIFLGALGGVWIARRLPAPHLTTETRTAISVSMAVVGTLAALVLSHMLSNAGASFTLRTKAVQTLAVDLIKLDRALQRYGSETAGIREDIHVYARAKVAELSTTASDGGVGLENLHRLESISDRIVDLHPTDERAHRVQAQALRLVDEMTDARWLLVERNSLAVPLPFLVLMIFWLSLLFASFGLFAPRNTTVIAALLLCALAISGGILMILELGAPTRGFIRPSVAPMATAVEELARE, translated from the coding sequence ATGACCCCGATTTTCGTCAGTTCGCTGGCCTTCTGCTCCATCTTCCTCGGTGCGCTCGGTGGAGTCTGGATCGCGCGCCGGCTTCCGGCGCCGCACCTCACGACCGAGACCCGCACGGCCATTTCGGTCTCCATGGCGGTGGTCGGTACCCTGGCCGCCCTCGTGCTCAGCCACATGCTCTCGAATGCGGGGGCATCGTTCACGCTGCGGACGAAGGCCGTTCAGACCTTGGCGGTCGACCTGATCAAGCTCGACCGCGCCCTCCAGCGCTACGGCTCCGAGACCGCCGGCATCCGCGAGGACATCCACGTCTACGCACGCGCCAAGGTGGCGGAACTCTCGACGACCGCGTCCGACGGCGGCGTCGGCCTGGAGAACCTGCATCGGCTGGAATCCATCAGCGACCGGATCGTGGACCTCCATCCCACCGACGAGCGGGCCCACCGCGTCCAGGCCCAGGCTCTGCGGCTCGTGGACGAGATGACGGACGCGCGCTGGCTGCTGGTGGAGCGCAACAGCCTGGCGGTGCCCCTTCCTTTCCTAGTCCTGATGATCTTCTGGCTCTCCCTCCTGTTCGCGAGCTTCGGCCTCTTCGCCCCGCGCAACACCACCGTTATCGCCGCCCTCCTGCTCTGCGCGCTGGCGATCTCGGGAGGAATCCTGATGATCCTGGAACTCGGCGCGCCCACGCGCGGCTTCATCCGTCCCTCCGTGGCGCCCATGGCCACGGCGGTCGAGGAACTCGCGCGGGAATAG
- a CDS encoding CheR family methyltransferase has protein sequence MTDLEFDFLRAYLKTRSGLALSVEKRYLIESRLGPVCRRFNLASLGALVTALKGTRDLAMERAVVEAMTTNETFFFRDRTPFDLFRDVLLPEAMARRAGQRRLRIWCAAASTGQEPYSIAMMLQEAAPRLAGWQVDLVATDLSTEVLEKARAGLYSHFEVQRGLPVQALIKHFEQVGEQWRISASLRQMVDYRPLNLLHPFDGLGTFDIIYCRNVLIYFDAPTKGDVLARLSGSLAADGALLLGAAETVIGLTDRLMPNPDHRGLYVQASAARAPVVRQAPAGILTPVAAPLRRAVGL, from the coding sequence ATGACCGATCTCGAGTTCGATTTCCTGCGCGCCTACCTCAAGACCCGCTCCGGCCTCGCCCTGAGCGTCGAGAAGCGCTACCTCATCGAGAGTCGCCTCGGGCCCGTCTGCCGGCGCTTCAACCTCGCGAGCCTGGGCGCGCTGGTCACGGCCCTGAAGGGCACCCGCGACCTCGCCATGGAGCGGGCGGTGGTGGAGGCGATGACCACCAACGAGACCTTCTTCTTCCGGGACCGCACGCCGTTCGACCTGTTCCGCGACGTGCTGCTCCCCGAGGCGATGGCCCGCCGCGCCGGCCAGCGCCGCCTGCGCATCTGGTGCGCGGCGGCCTCCACGGGCCAGGAGCCCTATTCCATCGCGATGATGCTGCAGGAGGCCGCCCCGCGCCTCGCCGGCTGGCAGGTCGACCTCGTCGCCACCGACCTGTCGACGGAGGTGCTGGAGAAGGCGAGGGCCGGGCTCTACAGCCATTTCGAAGTGCAGCGCGGCCTGCCCGTGCAGGCGCTGATCAAGCATTTCGAGCAGGTCGGCGAGCAGTGGCGCATCTCCGCCTCGCTGCGGCAGATGGTGGATTACCGGCCCCTCAACCTGCTGCACCCCTTCGACGGGCTGGGCACCTTCGACATCATCTACTGCCGCAACGTGCTGATCTACTTCGACGCCCCGACCAAGGGCGACGTCCTCGCCCGCCTGAGCGGCAGCCTGGCGGCGGACGGCGCCCTGCTGCTCGGGGCCGCCGAAACCGTGATCGGGCTCACCGACCGGCTGATGCCGAACCCGGATCACCGGGGCCTGTACGTCCAGGCCTCCGCGGCGCGCGCGCCCGTCGTCCGGCAGGCGCCGGCCGGCATCCTGACACCCGTGGCGGCGCCCCTGCGGCGGGCGGTCGGGCTCTGA